Proteins from one Mesotoga infera genomic window:
- a CDS encoding CinA family nicotinamide mononucleotide deamidase-related protein, with product MNHPKAAILITGDEITMGIVNDTNGGYLAETLTAMGYEVQSIVIVQDNAQFMIREMTGALERADLLVITGGLGSTFDDITLQTVARYAGRSLICDADYRESLERSFKSRFRRKAPADLERQAYTVEGSTILPNAVGSARGCFLKMGAKEIVVLPGPPMEMKAVFAEAIKHMSHPEAPFMRTVGLVDITEPEIEKTLEESLDKHENVKFVTRVKYYTGPTVILSGPNEEQLEEIVTSLREKYGENIYTTTGEELADVVVKMLVERKKTVSTAESCSGGRLSAILTSVPGVSAIFPGGIVAYSNEAKASLLSVRRETLESFGAVSEETAREMASGVATVFGTEIGLSVSGIAGPSGGSIEKPVGLVCTAISFGKRSWSYTDHFRGDRETIQLRAAHTLFKRLWRILWKEDYTG from the coding sequence TTGAATCATCCGAAGGCTGCAATCCTTATCACCGGCGATGAGATAACGATGGGAATCGTGAATGACACCAACGGAGGTTACCTGGCTGAGACTCTGACCGCCATGGGCTATGAAGTCCAATCGATCGTCATCGTACAGGATAACGCTCAATTCATGATACGGGAGATGACGGGAGCGCTGGAAAGGGCCGATCTTTTAGTAATTACGGGCGGTCTAGGAAGCACTTTCGACGATATAACCCTGCAGACGGTAGCCCGATACGCAGGGCGGTCGCTGATCTGCGATGCCGATTATCGTGAAAGTCTAGAGAGGAGCTTCAAATCGCGCTTCAGGAGGAAGGCTCCCGCCGATCTCGAACGCCAGGCCTATACAGTAGAGGGCTCTACTATCCTGCCCAACGCCGTCGGAAGCGCCCGGGGATGCTTTCTGAAGATGGGGGCCAAAGAGATAGTAGTCCTGCCCGGTCCACCGATGGAGATGAAAGCCGTTTTCGCCGAAGCGATCAAACACATGAGCCACCCGGAGGCCCCCTTCATGCGGACCGTCGGGCTTGTGGACATAACAGAGCCCGAAATAGAAAAGACTCTCGAAGAGTCACTGGATAAACACGAAAATGTGAAATTCGTCACCCGAGTCAAATACTACACCGGACCGACGGTCATACTCTCGGGCCCGAACGAAGAACAGCTCGAAGAGATCGTTACTTCGCTGAGAGAGAAATACGGCGAGAACATCTACACGACCACCGGTGAGGAACTCGCGGACGTTGTGGTGAAGATGCTCGTCGAAAGGAAAAAGACGGTTTCGACGGCCGAGTCCTGCAGCGGGGGAAGGCTTTCAGCTATCCTGACCTCCGTTCCGGGCGTTTCAGCCATCTTCCCCGGCGGCATAGTCGCCTATTCGAATGAGGCGAAGGCCTCTCTGCTGTCGGTGAGAAGAGAGACGCTGGAGAGTTTCGGAGCCGTTTCCGAAGAGACGGCAAGGGAGATGGCCAGCGGAGTCGCCACCGTCTTCGGAACGGAAATAGGCCTTTCTGTGAGTGGAATAGCCGGTCCGTCGGGCGGATCGATCGAAAAACCGGTTGGACTCGTATGCACGGCTATAAGTTTTGGAAAGAGATCCTGGAGCTACACGGATCATTTCAGGGGCGATCGTGAAACCATTCAGCTGAGAGCGGCCCATACCCTTTTCAAAAGACTCTGGAGGATACTTTGGAAAGAAGATTATACAGGGTAA
- a CDS encoding thiamine ABC transporter substrate-binding protein, whose translation MKTLSLLLLLLLSSAGLSVLVVYSYDSFVPLALETFEEFTLKTGIEVKLKTLSDSGSLVNYIVSMGEKFDGDVVIGIDNLLSRKAFEADIFLPYKPAGSENLISQDLIFDPLWRLTPYDYGAIALIYDSQSITSRIESLQDLTDVKFKKSLILQDPRTSSTGLAFLSWTYLLFGEDFEQFWRSLKPSILTITLGWDDSFEKFEAGEAPIMVSYATDGAYSAHYYGQADYSVLIPQGKGYVQIEGAGIVRWTDKPGEAKIFLDFLLSPDFQRHIPLNQWMFPVIEVEMPAVFQYAVKPETILKLPSGVELEELIEKWEKIIYEK comes from the coding sequence GTGAAAACTCTTTCTCTCCTGTTGCTTTTATTGCTCTCATCGGCCGGTCTTTCGGTTCTGGTAGTGTATTCATACGATTCCTTCGTTCCTCTGGCTCTTGAAACTTTCGAGGAATTCACTCTTAAAACCGGGATCGAGGTGAAGCTCAAGACTCTTAGCGATTCCGGCTCTCTTGTAAATTACATCGTCTCGATGGGAGAGAAGTTCGACGGCGATGTCGTGATCGGAATCGACAACCTTCTTTCAAGAAAGGCCTTCGAGGCCGACATATTTCTCCCCTACAAACCGGCCGGCAGTGAAAATCTGATCAGCCAGGATCTAATTTTCGATCCCCTCTGGAGACTGACACCCTACGATTATGGAGCGATCGCGCTGATCTACGACAGTCAGTCGATAACCTCAAGGATCGAGAGTCTTCAGGATCTGACGGACGTAAAGTTCAAGAAATCGTTGATACTTCAGGACCCCAGAACCTCGAGCACGGGACTGGCCTTCCTGTCCTGGACATACTTGCTCTTTGGGGAGGATTTCGAGCAGTTCTGGCGCTCGCTAAAACCCTCGATCCTGACAATCACGCTTGGATGGGACGACTCCTTCGAAAAGTTCGAAGCCGGCGAAGCCCCTATAATGGTCTCTTACGCCACCGACGGTGCGTACTCGGCCCATTACTACGGTCAAGCAGACTACTCGGTTCTAATTCCCCAGGGTAAGGGCTACGTGCAGATCGAAGGCGCGGGAATCGTGCGCTGGACGGATAAACCCGGGGAAGCCAAAATATTCCTTGATTTCCTTTTGAGTCCTGACTTTCAGAGGCACATTCCGCTCAATCAGTGGATGTTCCCGGTGATCGAGGTGGAGATGCCGGCCGTCTTCCAGTATGCCGTAAAGCCCGAGACGATCCTGAAGCTGCCCTCCGGGGTAGAGCTCGAGGAATTGATCGAAAAATGGGAGAAAATAATCTACGAAAAGTAG
- a CDS encoding ABC transporter permease: MPTVLSLLIAVAILLPLVVSFGLSGLDSLGEAVSSPSFNGITLFTLRQAVLSTSLALLAGLPAAIYFSRSRSRISKLLGLTTYIPFFFPGISMAIGFLAIYGRNGLLNSTLALFGFERLQILYSFGAILLGHVFYNAPIVILILGNALKRIPSDLLEMARMDGAGKLTRFLKVELPLAVPALVNSALLIFSYCFTSFAVVLILGGAQFATLEVSIYMYFRLLGRPQMAVALSVIQFAFIMLFGVLISISERRIPFEQGEQYIEKKNVTRLYSMLFLVFEWVPILGAFASSFYDPARGEFIFARVTRLFQGELPLIGTSLARTVFNSLSLSTVASVTTVGITFYLAWTARKIRGGAKQLKIVSLLALSVTPSMMAISYLTTFDFLPVPFLMLLLYSLVALPVSLNYINGQVQNAELDFLEAATLDGASRVAKLRYMILPFFKNTLFYAGTVVFAISMGEFGGSLILGAQDFPTFAVAIYRLNGSRYLLEARFLSSILGLMVILAVAIAGYLLSRSGRSNRSIG; the protein is encoded by the coding sequence GTGCCAACGGTTCTCTCTCTCCTGATAGCGGTTGCGATCCTCCTTCCGCTGGTGGTTTCTTTCGGGCTTTCCGGTCTGGACTCACTTGGTGAGGCCGTCTCCTCGCCTTCCTTCAACGGCATAACTCTCTTCACACTGAGGCAGGCGGTGTTGAGCACCTCTCTGGCGCTTCTGGCAGGGCTCCCGGCGGCCATATACTTTTCCAGAAGCAGGTCCCGTATTTCGAAGCTCCTTGGGTTAACGACTTATATACCCTTCTTCTTTCCGGGGATCTCCATGGCCATAGGCTTTCTGGCGATCTACGGCAGGAACGGACTTTTGAACTCAACACTGGCACTTTTCGGTTTCGAAAGGCTTCAGATACTCTACTCATTCGGTGCGATATTGCTGGGCCACGTCTTTTACAACGCCCCCATTGTGATACTGATTCTTGGAAACGCTTTGAAGAGGATACCTTCCGATCTTCTGGAGATGGCCAGAATGGACGGTGCCGGTAAATTGACACGCTTTCTGAAGGTCGAACTGCCCCTGGCAGTGCCGGCGCTGGTCAACTCGGCACTCCTGATTTTTTCGTATTGTTTCACTTCCTTCGCCGTAGTTTTGATCCTCGGTGGAGCACAGTTCGCCACGCTCGAGGTCTCCATCTATATGTATTTCCGTCTCCTTGGACGCCCCCAAATGGCCGTGGCGCTGTCGGTGATACAATTCGCGTTTATAATGCTTTTCGGTGTGCTGATCTCCATCTCCGAAAGAAGAATCCCCTTTGAGCAGGGTGAACAGTATATAGAGAAAAAGAACGTCACGCGACTTTACTCCATGCTTTTTCTTGTTTTCGAATGGGTGCCGATTCTCGGGGCTTTCGCGAGTTCCTTCTACGATCCGGCGAGAGGGGAGTTCATTTTTGCAAGAGTAACCCGGCTCTTCCAAGGAGAGTTGCCGCTAATAGGTACCTCACTGGCAAGAACTGTCTTCAATTCTCTATCGCTATCGACGGTCGCGTCGGTCACGACCGTGGGGATCACTTTTTATCTTGCATGGACGGCCAGGAAGATCCGTGGGGGGGCCAAGCAGCTGAAGATAGTCTCTCTCCTGGCTCTCTCGGTTACGCCTTCCATGATGGCCATTTCCTATCTCACCACGTTCGACTTTCTCCCCGTTCCTTTTTTGATGCTGCTGTTATACTCTCTGGTGGCGCTTCCCGTTTCGTTGAACTATATCAACGGTCAGGTGCAGAACGCCGAGCTGGACTTTCTGGAAGCGGCCACCCTCGACGGAGCATCGAGGGTGGCGAAACTCAGATATATGATTCTCCCGTTTTTCAAAAACACGCTGTTTTATGCAGGAACGGTCGTTTTCGCGATTTCGATGGGCGAATTCGGCGGCTCTTTGATTCTCGGCGCACAGGATTTCCCCACTTTTGCGGTCGCCATATACAGATTGAACGGGAGCCGCTACCTTTTGGAGGCCCGGTTTCTCAGCTCGATACTCGGGCTGATGGTCATCTTGGCCGTCGCTATTGCCGGATATCTTCTTTCGAGATCCGGCCGTAGTAATCGCAGCATCGGCTGA
- the mfd gene encoding transcription-repair coupling factor: MERRLYRVNDPISWIEKNLSSFDKVLVIFPTERMLESFAAVHARKEEEGYFFSHDVFPFEEIGTSPRIRAERVSLLYNLSLGRLKKVFGSFHGLLRKTVPLDVFSELTIAIHRGGELKVDEEILARMGYCRTFNVTVPGEFSIKGSITDIFIPGNSHPLRIETFDREIESIRFFDPSTQKSVERLDRAWITPAAESLNTPDNEERARRRIEMAEKTVGTRDETLLDRMDTMDTIAGIFYEKQTILPDYLKDYATVFVRPDEAFAEYARREKETIELLSERPVRKFLYIRYGGVSSEIFMKLADYTIVSDSTVKLIPYDSELTETLEAVRSVQREREEEFVPRVPIVDWTELEEGDLVVHKEYGIGRYLGVRTIENVLGVREYLVLEYRDNNKIYVPIERVDRVHKYVGNFDGVQLNSLKGNGWGRQKSKVRQEVKALISELTNLYGSREIVRGIPLAGDAEMEKSFRDSFPYVETDDQLKAVDEVLSDLQSGRPMDRLISGDAGYGKTEVAIRAAFRSVLSGKQVAVMVPTTVLARQHHENFSTRLAPFGIRVEILDRYRTENERSRILRKLKKGEIDVVVGTHSLLSKDVQFADLGLVIVDEEQLFGVMQKEHFKKLRLQINVLSMSATPIPRTLYMSLSGLRDMSVISTPPAGRTTPEIYVGSVNERLIRTAVLREVNRGGQTIYVHNRVNELPDLLLRLRELLPEVSIEMAHGQMNKTAFERTIRSFYTGNLDVLLCTTIIESGVDVPNANTLIVDDSHRYGLAQLYQLRGRVGRSTKRAFSYFLYDARRLTEPSRERLKALKEFSGAGSGMKLAMRDLEIRGFGTLLGAEQHGNINSVGLYLYREMVDRALRELRGEQEVDIQDRAVDTELKNIPFDMVIPETFVADSIERLKIYRRIAACREQEEINEIEAEMKDRFGKLPVQVESLLTASRIRLGAFRLAIKAVEYDAHLERVLLTHAENHDRNSIRLKREKVLVNEREGKTMIYPVPERRLMRVLQEIFLGVEEIVH, from the coding sequence TTGGAAAGAAGATTATACAGGGTAAACGACCCCATTTCATGGATAGAGAAAAACCTCTCCTCGTTCGACAAGGTGCTTGTTATATTTCCAACCGAGAGAATGCTCGAATCTTTCGCTGCCGTTCACGCCAGAAAAGAGGAGGAAGGTTACTTCTTTTCTCACGACGTCTTTCCCTTCGAGGAGATCGGCACCTCGCCACGCATACGCGCCGAAAGAGTCTCACTGCTTTACAATCTCTCGCTGGGCAGGCTGAAGAAAGTCTTCGGTTCATTTCACGGCCTTCTCAGAAAGACCGTCCCCCTAGATGTTTTCAGCGAACTTACGATCGCGATACACAGGGGTGGCGAGCTCAAAGTTGATGAAGAGATCCTGGCCAGAATGGGCTATTGTAGAACTTTCAACGTAACCGTTCCCGGTGAGTTCTCGATCAAGGGCTCGATCACGGATATCTTCATTCCCGGAAACAGCCATCCGCTCAGGATAGAGACTTTCGATAGAGAGATCGAATCTATAAGGTTCTTCGATCCATCGACACAGAAAAGCGTCGAGAGACTGGACCGCGCGTGGATCACGCCCGCGGCTGAGAGTCTTAACACCCCCGACAACGAAGAAAGGGCCAGAAGACGAATCGAAATGGCCGAAAAGACCGTCGGCACACGCGATGAAACGCTCCTGGATAGAATGGACACCATGGATACCATCGCGGGAATATTCTACGAAAAGCAGACGATACTGCCCGATTACCTGAAGGACTACGCAACGGTTTTCGTCAGGCCGGACGAGGCCTTCGCCGAGTATGCGAGAAGGGAGAAAGAAACAATCGAGCTCCTTTCCGAGAGGCCAGTGCGCAAGTTCCTGTACATCAGGTACGGAGGAGTCTCTTCCGAGATATTCATGAAATTGGCCGATTACACTATCGTTTCGGATTCGACAGTCAAGCTTATACCTTATGACAGCGAACTGACCGAGACTCTGGAAGCGGTCAGGAGCGTGCAGAGGGAGAGAGAGGAAGAGTTCGTTCCAAGGGTACCGATCGTCGATTGGACGGAACTGGAGGAGGGCGACCTCGTCGTTCACAAGGAGTACGGCATCGGACGCTATCTAGGCGTTAGGACCATCGAAAACGTGCTCGGGGTGAGAGAGTACCTGGTTCTCGAATACAGAGACAACAACAAGATCTACGTTCCCATCGAAAGAGTCGATAGAGTACACAAATACGTCGGAAATTTCGACGGTGTACAGCTCAACTCGCTCAAAGGAAACGGTTGGGGCAGGCAGAAATCGAAAGTCAGGCAGGAGGTAAAGGCGCTGATCAGCGAGCTGACGAATCTCTACGGTTCCAGAGAAATCGTCAGGGGAATACCGCTCGCGGGGGATGCCGAGATGGAGAAGAGCTTCAGGGATAGCTTCCCCTACGTTGAAACCGACGATCAACTCAAGGCTGTCGATGAGGTCTTATCGGACCTTCAGAGTGGCAGGCCGATGGACAGACTCATAAGCGGCGATGCAGGTTACGGAAAGACCGAGGTGGCTATAAGGGCGGCCTTCAGGAGCGTACTCTCCGGCAAGCAGGTTGCCGTAATGGTACCCACGACAGTCCTCGCACGACAGCACCACGAGAACTTCTCCACTCGTCTCGCGCCTTTCGGTATAAGGGTCGAAATCCTCGACCGTTACAGAACGGAAAACGAGAGGAGTAGAATTCTAAGAAAGCTCAAAAAGGGAGAGATAGACGTTGTGGTCGGAACGCACTCACTGCTCTCCAAGGATGTCCAGTTTGCCGATCTCGGACTGGTGATAGTCGATGAAGAGCAGCTTTTCGGAGTTATGCAGAAGGAACACTTCAAAAAGCTAAGGCTACAGATCAACGTTCTCTCGATGAGTGCGACTCCCATTCCCAGGACCCTGTACATGTCCCTTTCTGGACTGAGGGACATGTCGGTTATTTCTACTCCTCCGGCCGGGAGAACCACGCCGGAAATTTACGTGGGATCGGTCAACGAGAGGCTGATCAGGACTGCCGTTTTAAGGGAAGTCAACAGGGGAGGCCAGACTATATATGTTCACAACAGGGTCAACGAACTGCCCGATCTTCTGTTGAGACTGAGGGAACTGCTGCCAGAGGTCAGCATCGAAATGGCGCACGGTCAAATGAACAAGACGGCCTTCGAACGGACGATAAGATCTTTCTACACCGGAAACCTCGACGTCCTTCTCTGCACGACCATAATCGAGAGCGGCGTCGATGTGCCCAACGCCAACACTCTGATAGTAGACGACTCGCATCGTTACGGACTGGCGCAGCTCTACCAGCTCAGGGGTCGTGTGGGTAGAAGCACCAAGAGGGCCTTCTCCTACTTCCTTTACGACGCCAGGAGACTTACAGAACCCTCGCGTGAGAGGCTGAAGGCGCTCAAGGAATTTTCCGGTGCCGGGAGCGGTATGAAGCTGGCGATGAGGGATTTGGAGATAAGGGGTTTCGGAACGCTTCTGGGTGCCGAGCAACATGGCAATATCAACTCGGTGGGACTGTACCTCTACCGGGAGATGGTCGATAGAGCCCTCAGAGAGCTCAGGGGCGAGCAGGAAGTCGATATCCAGGACCGGGCTGTGGATACGGAGCTGAAGAATATACCTTTCGACATGGTCATCCCCGAAACCTTCGTCGCCGACTCCATCGAAAGGTTGAAGATATACCGCAGGATAGCGGCCTGCAGGGAACAGGAAGAGATCAACGAAATAGAAGCCGAGATGAAAGATAGGTTCGGGAAGCTCCCCGTGCAGGTAGAATCGCTTCTTACGGCCTCGCGCATAAGGCTGGGAGCCTTCAGGCTGGCTATAAAGGCCGTGGAGTACGACGCACATTTGGAAAGAGTCCTGTTGACTCACGCCGAGAACCACGATCGCAACTCGATACGGTTGAAAAGAGAGAAAGTGCTCGTGAACGAGAGAGAAGGAAAGACGATGATATATCCGGTACCAGAGAGAAGATTGATGAGAGTTCTTCAGGAGATATTCCTTGGAGTTGAAGAGATTGTTCACTGA